The region TCATCGACATTTCCAACTTTCATATAAGCATCAATTATAGCATTCCAAGACACCTGTGTTAACATTCCAGTACATTCAACCACCTTCATAGCATCATTCAAGGAACCAAGTTTTGCATACAAGCTGAGAACTGCATTCTTTGCCTCCACTGCGGAACTCCAACCGCTCTTAATAAGAACACCGTGCAACGTACACCCACTTAGAAACTCCGATGATTCAGCACAGGCACTTAAAAGAGAACTATAAGTCCATTGATCAGGCTCACAGTTACCAAGTCGcatctttctaaacaaatcaaaacatgcTTCGATTTCACCATATTGACCAAGCCCAACAATCATAGTATTCCAAGCAATTCCAACCTGCTTAGGCATTGCATTGAAAACCCCCATTGCTTCATTAAACTGACCACAATTGGTATATGCAAACAAAAGCGAACACCATGTTATTTCATTCGCATTAATCACTTCTTTAAACACCCGATCAGCACTCAACGCATTAAAACACTTCCCGTACATATCGATTAGGGAATTTTTAACTGGCAATGAAGATTGGTAACCCAAAACAATAACTAGAGCATGAATTTTGGTTCCATTTAGCAATGACCCAGCACCAGCACATGCATTTAAAGTTGCAGTGAAAGTGAAATGGTCAGGTCTGTTATTGCTGGTTCTCATTTGATAATAGAGAGATAAAGCTTCTTGATGAAAACCCTGTTGAGAATAGCCAGTAATCATTGAATTCCAAGCAAATGTGTCTCTCAGTGGCATTTCATCAAACAGTTTCCGAGCATGAATAATGTAACCAGATCTTGCTAAATCGGTGATCTTGGAAGTGATTCGAAATAAATTAGAGTGCATGATATCATTATAATTCTATTTCATATGTTTTACGATTTTAATGTATCGATGAGATTCGCCAAATTCCTCTTTAATTCATCAAATTTGATTGAACTAGCTGGCCTTTGTCAGCATATATCGTTATCGCTCCAGGAGAGTTTCCTTTTGGGTTAATAATTAAACGTCCTCAAAGTTTGCCAAATTGTCCATTTTAATCACtacattaaattttagttttgaaGTGGAAGTCCCTAGATTTCCTACAATAATTTcgtgaacaaagggtcaacgcgccccctaaacttgtgtcacggggtcatctaacccaatttatacttttttgagcaaataaccccaaaactcttcattttcgggtcaagtaaccccataattgtatttttaaaacacgtaaaatacaaatcggaggtaagggatgtaaaaaagtaattagatacttccctaattgttacGATATTTTATCCTAAATctgtttatttaaaataaaaatataaattatgggttatttgacccaaaaatgaagagttttggggttatttgctcaaaaaatataaattgggttagatgaccccgtgtcacaagttcagggggcgcgttgaccctttgttcataatTTCGTACCATGTAAACCACAGTGGGTGTGTTACTACTTCTTTCTTGGTTAGATCACAAATATTTGGCGTTCGTTTTGAgctttaaatttgaattttttgatgaattgaaattcttatcatatcattaaaataatagttaaaaacGAAATATAGAAATTTTAAAGATGCAAATGATATAAGAAGTTTTTAACTATTGAATTCTTTCTTTACCcgtcaaaattttaataaattttatttttttatattatacttttattttgtgTACCAATTGATTTACATTTTACttcaatatttgttttaatatactctatctttgattaaaaaaaatatttaaaaaaagtttttaaaatttgatttttttaatctcCAACTCTTACCttcattttatttgtttgtttatgtAATTAAAAGTAAAGCTCTACTTGActtataaaagtaaaatttcaTGTGGATGTTGATAGTAGAAGGGGTAAAGTGTTAATTTGCAAAGAATAAGAATCAAAGTATTTTTCATGGTAAATATTAAGGTGTTTGTGTTGACTAGCATTATAACATACTCCTTCTTTTCTTGTTTTCGGGTTCAGATTTGGTGGCGTCGAATGCCGATAATTGAGCTCTGTCAAAAAGAATAAGGACAGGTTTTGCAATGGTGAGGATGAAGTTTTTGGATTGGTATGCGAAAATAGCAATTGGGTCTGCTCTAGTGGGAGCTTCAATGGAGTTTTTCATGATCAATACGGGCTTCTGTGTGAGAACCCTCCTTCTCATCATCCTTTTTTTAACGACCCTCTTCTTACTTTTGAACTGACAATGTTACAACATCTTGTTGATTGATTTTGtcgattttaattataaattgcaAATGTTTGATTAGTTAAAAAAATCTTTACAAGCCCTTGTTTACTGATTTTTCTGAGCAGGGTATTTGGGATTTGGACCTTAGAAGAGTAAATTGATAATGGTGATTACTTTAAATGGCGATTGATTTGTTTTCAAGTTCCAAATACTTATTTTTGCATGTGTTGTGCTTTCTCGCTTATTAATTCTATATGTAGgttaatgttttgatttgttgttttATGATATTTGTATTCCATTCATTTTTTAAACTTCACTATTGTGCAAAGGGGTTATAAGATGTTACACATTGGGTAATTGGATTTTGTACTTGTAGACTATGTAACACGGACATGGAAACGGGGGAAAGGATACTTactgtgttattttaaggttcctatgttaaaaatgaagtgtCGTGTCCGAAACGCCAAGTTTCCATATATTTCTGAAATGGGAAACACATTGATCGAATGAAGTGTCGGTGCTACTTAGCTTGTAGAAAAGCAAGCATCTTTGACTGAATGGCTCAGTTGTTGAAGTCCAAATCAAAGATAAATTGCTTATCGGCATGTTAAAAATTGGATGGTATGCTGATGAATGTATACTCTTGACAAAGAATTGAGGGTTCGAGAAAGAACTTAAACTATTTCGGATTGCCATTTTCTGTATGTCATTATATGTTTGTCCCTGTGCTTTGATATTGTGCTCTAAAAGTGTTCCTTGTCAAACTGTAACACAAGCAATTATGAGTTACTTACTTGCTATGTCTTCATGCAGATGATAAGGTGACTGAGCTGGAGTCGGAGAAGAGA is a window of Mercurialis annua linkage group LG2, ddMerAnnu1.2, whole genome shotgun sequence DNA encoding:
- the LOC126670759 gene encoding uncharacterized protein LOC126670759, coding for MVRMKFLDWYAKIAIGSALVGASMEFFMINTGFYDKVTELESEKRAWESSPEAAAVREALNPWRNHDAEVRKNP